TATTCGTTTAATAATTCGTTTTGGGGCATTATTTTCGCTTCCTTTATGTATTTAGTAATTATTTTATTACTATTTTAATGATTAATCAAATTGTTTAATTGATTATAGTAAACAAATATTTACTATATTATTATTTTTGGAACTATACAAACAGAGGTAGAAGAGTATAAGAGGTGTTTTTGGGGTAGGAGAATATGATAGAAAATAAAATATTACTAAATACATATAACTAATGCATGTAATGTCTTTTTCAGTTATTATGCTATAAATAATTTTATGGTAAAATCTTTAACATAATTAAATAAAGGGGTAGTATTCTATGGGTTATTTCTCAAATAGTTTATTAGTTTTGTTTGTTCTTATCGTCTGTAGCTGTATGATTTTTGGTTGATAATATAATGATAGATTTATATAAAAGAAGTTAACTTAGGTGAGGTTAACTTCTTTTTATTTTATGTTGAGAAGGAATTATATTTTTCTTATTGAAGTTTGTTTAAGTTAATTTCATATTAAGGGTAATTTTATGAAATACAAACAAACGAGAGAATAAGGAGTATTCACATGAATAATAGTATAAATTACACAATTGAACATCCAACGGATTTCAATGGATTATTAGCCTTATATGAATCTTTAGGATGGAATTCTCTTAAATTAACGGTTAATGAATTGGAACAAATGTGTAAACAAAGTTGGCATGTAATTTATGTTTTTGATGATAAGAAGTTAGTAGGGATGGGGCGTGTTATATCAGATGGAGTAATAACAGGCATTATTTGTGGAGTAGGTGTATTGCCAAAGTATCAGTCTAGTGGCATTGGGAAAGAAATAGTGAAACGATTAATACAGCATTGTGAACACAATAAGGTTATTCCGCAACTTATGTGTGTAGAAAATTTGCAATCTTACTATGAATCTATTGGGTTTGAGGCATTCTCAATTGGGATGAAAAAACATATTATAAGATAGCGTGGCTTTATATTTTCGGTGTACTTGTACATATGTTCAAACTTTATCATAAAGGAGCATAAAGTTATGGAGATTGCTAAAGGAGTAGAGATGTTACATCTTGAATTCCAAGGGTATATTATTCACCCAATTCTTTTATGGGATGATGAAATGGCAGTTTTAATAGATACTGGATTTCCTGGACAAATTGAAGATATACAAGTAGAAATGGATAAGGTTGGAGTATCGTTTGGTAAACTAAAAGTCGTGATTTTGACGCATCAGGATATAGATCATATAGGTAGTCTTCCTGAACTATTACAAAACTGTGGAAGTAATATAACAGTCTATGCTCACGAGCTAGACAAGCCATATATCGAGGGGGAGTTACCCTTATTGAAGGATGCACAAGTACAGAATCCTCCGAAAGGAAAAGTGGATGATACTTTGATTGACGGTCAAGAACTTTCCTATTGCGGTGGTATTCTTATTATTCATACCCCAGGGCACACTCCTGGTCATATTAGTTTATATTTGAGACAAAGTAAAACTCTTATCGCTGGGGATTCAATGTATAGCGTAAACGGAATTTTAGGGGGAATTCATGCCCCGACTACTTTGGATGTAAAGGAAGCACACCAGTCTTTGAAAAAGTATTTAGATTTAGATATAGAATCCGTAGTTTGTTATCACGGTGGATTAAGTAAGGGGGAAATTAATGAGCAAATTCAAAGATTATAGAGAATAAAAATAACAAATTATCATTTTTTATGGAGTTATTATAAATAATGATCAACCTTTGATATGAAGAAAATTTATAATTAAAATAAATAAGAGCATGTTTTGATCATTTTTCAACAACATGCTCTTTATATTTGTTCTTTTATAAAGGTTAATAATATCAAATTAATGCAACCATATTTGAAAGGTATAGCTGTTATTCAATTAAGTAAATCTCATATTATATTCAATATTAATGACTTAACCCATTCCAATAAAACGAAACGATTTGTTTTGCTAATTCATCTATATTTGCAAGAGTAGGATTGTGATTCTCATCTTTAAAATTCCCGATTGATAATA
This Bacillus mycoides DNA region includes the following protein-coding sequences:
- a CDS encoding GNAT family N-acetyltransferase — protein: MNNSINYTIEHPTDFNGLLALYESLGWNSLKLTVNELEQMCKQSWHVIYVFDDKKLVGMGRVISDGVITGIICGVGVLPKYQSSGIGKEIVKRLIQHCEHNKVIPQLMCVENLQSYYESIGFEAFSIGMKKHIIR
- a CDS encoding MBL fold metallo-hydrolase, with the translated sequence MEIAKGVEMLHLEFQGYIIHPILLWDDEMAVLIDTGFPGQIEDIQVEMDKVGVSFGKLKVVILTHQDIDHIGSLPELLQNCGSNITVYAHELDKPYIEGELPLLKDAQVQNPPKGKVDDTLIDGQELSYCGGILIIHTPGHTPGHISLYLRQSKTLIAGDSMYSVNGILGGIHAPTTLDVKEAHQSLKKYLDLDIESVVCYHGGLSKGEINEQIQRL